The following proteins are co-located in the Heliorestis convoluta genome:
- a CDS encoding thymidine phosphorylase has protein sequence MRTNDLIWKKREGQELTEEELHHLIAGYVKNEIEDYQVAAWAMAVFFQGMTAKEQAALTKVMIQSGEQLDLSPIEGLKVDKHSTGGVGDLTTLLLVPLLAAMGLKVAKMSGRGLGHTGGTIDKLESIPGFRVDLGREEFIQQVRRWNLALIGQTKEMVPADGKLYELRDVTATVESIPLIASSIMSKKIAAGADVIMLDVKVGNGAFMKSLAEGRKLAKAMVQIGNQLGRRTAAVLTSMDQPLGNMIGNALEVREAIELLQPKSVEQVTDDALLLTVELAARISYLAGQSASIEEGKEKALETLCTGCALQSFRQWIEAQGGVGAVVEDPDRYLPKAQNKEVIVSAQSGYVKSLQALPIGKAASLLGAGRILKGDAIDLAAGVIIYKRQGHKVEAGEPLAEIHYNDGQHRKEALQEIAKAYEIVEEPVPAPTALLLGEVML, from the coding sequence ATGAGAACCAACGATCTGATATGGAAGAAAAGAGAAGGGCAGGAGCTTACAGAAGAAGAACTCCACCATCTCATTGCTGGCTATGTAAAAAATGAGATTGAAGATTATCAAGTAGCAGCCTGGGCTATGGCTGTATTTTTCCAAGGAATGACAGCGAAAGAGCAAGCTGCCTTAACGAAGGTGATGATTCAGTCCGGTGAACAGCTTGACTTATCTCCTATTGAAGGTCTGAAAGTAGACAAGCACAGCACCGGTGGTGTTGGAGATCTAACGACACTTCTATTAGTACCCCTGCTTGCCGCAATGGGACTAAAAGTGGCGAAAATGTCAGGACGTGGCTTAGGACATACGGGAGGTACGATTGATAAGTTAGAAAGTATACCTGGCTTTCGCGTTGATCTAGGTAGAGAAGAATTTATTCAACAAGTTCGGCGATGGAATCTTGCTTTGATCGGTCAGACCAAAGAAATGGTACCTGCCGATGGAAAATTGTATGAACTTCGCGATGTAACGGCTACTGTGGAGTCCATTCCTTTGATTGCTTCTAGTATTATGAGTAAAAAGATAGCGGCCGGCGCTGATGTGATTATGCTTGATGTAAAAGTTGGCAATGGTGCTTTTATGAAAAGTCTAGCCGAGGGAAGAAAATTGGCGAAAGCAATGGTTCAAATAGGCAATCAATTGGGTCGCCGTACAGCTGCTGTACTTACATCGATGGATCAGCCCTTGGGCAATATGATTGGTAATGCTCTGGAAGTGCGAGAAGCCATTGAATTGCTACAACCAAAGAGTGTTGAGCAAGTCACAGACGATGCTCTACTTCTGACCGTTGAACTGGCGGCGCGAATATCTTATCTGGCAGGTCAAAGTGCCTCTATTGAAGAAGGAAAAGAGAAAGCCCTGGAAACTTTATGCACAGGCTGCGCTTTACAATCTTTTCGTCAATGGATTGAGGCCCAAGGTGGTGTTGGCGCTGTTGTTGAAGATCCCGATCGATATTTGCCGAAAGCGCAAAACAAAGAAGTGATCGTATCTGCACAAAGTGGTTATGTAAAATCGTTGCAAGCGCTTCCGATTGGAAAAGCTGCTTCCTTACTCGGAGCTGGCAGAATCTTAAAAGGAGATGCCATTGATCTAGCAGCGGGTGTAATTATATATAAGAGACAAGGTCATAAAGTGGAAGCGGGAGAGCCTTTGGCCGAAATCCATTATAATGATGGACAACATCGAAAAGAAGCGCTTCAGGAGATTGCCAAAGCGTACGAGATCGTTGAAGAACCTGTGCCTGCTCCTACAGCACTCCTATTGGGTGAAGTTATGCTCTAG
- a CDS encoding phosphopentomutase, whose protein sequence is MILPNSNKRAIIIVLDSVGIGAMPDAHLYGDEGTNTLGNVASAVGGLNLPTLGQLGLGNIGPIEGVPAVDKPLAAYGKMAEKAPGKDTTTGHWELGGVILDRPFPTYPQGFPSTLIKAYEKAIGRKILGNVVASGTEIIARLGQEHVETGFPIVYTSADSVFQIAAHEEVISLADLYRYCEIAREMLRGEHAVGRVIARPFVGTSGSFQRTVHRKDYSLLPPRPLIFDTVKRASMDVVAIGKIKDIYAGQGITAYESSTSNREGMEKTIEMMKKVKQGLIMTNLVDFDMLYGHRNDPKGYAQALQEFDQQLPDLLKALRDDDLLILTADHGCDPTTVSTDHSREYVPVLLYGPTVEGQSVGIRKTFADVGETVLTWLGLPSHEVGEPMIVWKVR, encoded by the coding sequence ATGATTCTGCCGAATTCGAACAAAAGAGCCATCATAATAGTCCTAGATAGCGTTGGTATCGGCGCTATGCCTGATGCTCATCTTTATGGTGATGAAGGTACTAACACCCTTGGCAATGTTGCCAGTGCTGTTGGCGGTTTGAATCTCCCTACCTTAGGGCAACTGGGCCTTGGCAATATTGGCCCTATTGAAGGAGTTCCTGCCGTAGACAAGCCCTTGGCAGCCTATGGTAAAATGGCTGAAAAAGCGCCCGGCAAAGATACGACAACCGGTCACTGGGAGCTAGGAGGCGTGATCCTCGATAGGCCTTTTCCCACGTACCCACAGGGCTTTCCGTCTACACTCATTAAAGCCTATGAAAAAGCAATTGGTCGTAAGATACTTGGCAATGTAGTGGCTTCGGGAACGGAGATTATAGCAAGGCTTGGTCAAGAGCATGTAGAAACAGGCTTTCCCATTGTTTATACTTCTGCCGATTCGGTTTTTCAAATTGCAGCCCATGAAGAGGTCATATCGCTTGCGGATCTCTATCGATACTGTGAAATCGCTCGGGAAATGTTACGAGGTGAGCATGCTGTAGGCAGAGTCATTGCTCGACCTTTTGTAGGAACTTCCGGATCTTTCCAAAGGACCGTTCATCGCAAAGATTACTCTTTGTTGCCACCGCGGCCTTTGATTTTTGATACAGTGAAAAGAGCATCCATGGACGTGGTAGCCATTGGAAAAATCAAAGATATCTATGCAGGACAAGGTATTACAGCCTACGAATCTTCTACGTCGAACCGAGAAGGCATGGAAAAAACAATTGAAATGATGAAGAAAGTAAAGCAAGGTCTTATTATGACCAACCTTGTTGATTTTGATATGCTTTATGGGCATCGAAATGATCCGAAAGGGTATGCCCAAGCTTTACAAGAATTTGATCAGCAATTACCAGATCTCTTAAAAGCCTTGCGAGATGACGATCTTTTGATTCTTACAGCCGATCATGGCTGCGATCCTACCACTGTCTCAACAGATCATTCTAGAGAATATGTACCTGTATTGCTTTATGGTCCGACCGTAGAGGGACAGTCTGTAGGCATAAGAAAAACATTTGCCGATGTAGGAGAAACGGTGCTCACTTGGCTTGGTTTACCTTCTCATGAAGTCGGTGAGCCCATGATTGTTTGGAAGGTGAGATAA
- the xerD gene encoding site-specific tyrosine recombinase XerD, giving the protein MQKEISMFLTHLVVERGLSDHTVAAYRRDLTDLVSFLENREIQSWTLVDRSALKDYLYDIHQRGLASSTRARRLAAMKTFFTFMLQETQLEKDPTALLDGPRQSRLLPDILNVEEVAALLESPPRTIVGLRDKAMLETLYASGIRVSELLSLKLDQVQLQQAFMKVMGKGGKERIVPLGSQAIEAIEAYVTKARSRWVGHSRENHLFVNQKGKAMSRQGFWKILKSYALKAGITKEISPHTLRHSFATHLLANGADIRSVQEMLGHADISTTQIYTHLTTGRIREVYDRSHPRALLKEPEKETNNNDSAEFEQKSHHNSPR; this is encoded by the coding sequence TTGCAGAAAGAAATTTCCATGTTTCTTACGCATCTAGTTGTAGAAAGAGGCTTATCTGATCATACTGTTGCAGCCTATCGAAGAGATTTAACAGACCTTGTTTCTTTTTTAGAAAATCGAGAAATACAATCCTGGACATTGGTCGACCGTAGTGCTTTGAAAGACTATTTATATGATATTCATCAGAGAGGACTGGCATCGTCAACGCGAGCGAGGCGTCTTGCTGCGATGAAGACTTTTTTTACTTTTATGTTGCAAGAGACACAATTGGAAAAAGATCCGACGGCGCTCCTTGATGGGCCTCGCCAATCTCGGTTGTTGCCGGACATACTGAATGTAGAGGAAGTAGCAGCGCTTTTAGAAAGCCCTCCGCGGACCATCGTAGGTCTTCGCGATAAAGCCATGCTAGAAACGCTGTATGCTTCAGGTATACGTGTGAGCGAGCTTCTTTCACTAAAGTTGGATCAAGTTCAGCTTCAACAGGCTTTTATGAAAGTGATGGGCAAAGGTGGGAAAGAACGCATTGTTCCTCTAGGAAGTCAAGCGATTGAAGCGATTGAAGCATACGTAACAAAAGCGAGAAGTCGCTGGGTCGGTCATAGTCGGGAGAATCACCTTTTTGTGAATCAAAAAGGAAAAGCAATGAGTCGTCAAGGTTTCTGGAAAATTCTAAAAAGCTATGCTTTAAAGGCTGGTATTACCAAGGAGATATCTCCGCACACGTTACGGCACTCTTTTGCCACCCATCTGTTAGCCAATGGCGCTGATATACGTTCGGTGCAAGAGATGTTGGGACATGCTGACATTAGCACGACCCAAATCTACACGCATCTAACAACGGGACGGATTCGAGAAGTTTATGATCGCAGTCATCCACGGGCTTTATTGAAAGAACCAGAAAAGGAGACGAACAACAATGATTCTGCCGAATTCGAACAAAAGAGCCATCATAATAGTCCTAGATAG
- the spoIIM gene encoding stage II sporulation protein M encodes MLRTIKVLMYHFNLHWSFYLAIVVVISAGIAIGAIGARALPPEQLEILSTRISDAFYIVQSGLDYHSLAYVAITRNLTVIGLILFLGLTVLGLPFIVALLFFRGFVLGFTASFLMLTREDGIFIVLLSLVPSSLLFIPALAITGAIALAFSLWLIKGRQDSSISLGKALMLYMTVGGATLLIAIIAALLDAYVSPLFLRWFVL; translated from the coding sequence GTGTTACGAACGATTAAAGTTCTGATGTACCATTTTAATCTTCATTGGAGTTTTTACCTTGCAATCGTTGTCGTGATTAGTGCTGGTATTGCCATAGGAGCGATTGGAGCAAGAGCGTTACCGCCGGAACAACTAGAAATCTTAAGTACAAGAATTTCAGATGCTTTTTATATCGTACAAAGTGGTCTAGATTACCATAGTCTCGCTTATGTGGCCATTACACGCAATCTTACGGTAATTGGACTTATCCTCTTTCTCGGCTTAACAGTTTTAGGACTTCCTTTTATTGTGGCTCTACTTTTCTTCCGTGGCTTTGTGCTTGGATTTACGGCCAGCTTCCTTATGTTAACTCGTGAAGATGGGATTTTTATCGTTCTTCTTTCTTTAGTCCCGTCGAGCCTGCTCTTTATTCCAGCCTTGGCCATTACGGGAGCCATCGCGCTGGCTTTTTCACTGTGGTTGATCAAAGGGCGTCAAGATAGCAGTATATCTTTAGGGAAAGCTCTTATGTTATATATGACAGTCGGTGGCGCTACTTTGCTTATAGCCATTATTGCAGCACTTCTTGACGCCTATGTATCGCCCCTGTTTTTGCGCTGGTTCGTACTTTAA
- a CDS encoding NUDIX domain-containing protein, with product MDHLMEKTIEKKVLFQGQVITLRLDKVRLPNGKEASREVVTHPGAACVVPLTDQGEVILVRQWRHPLERLSLEIPAGKLSVGEDPLLCAQRELAEETGFQAMEWHHLFSYYASPGFCNEKIHIYKAYHLIPSEARPDEDEFIESLTMPLDEALEKIQSGEIFDGKTITALIEVARQK from the coding sequence ATGGATCACTTGATGGAAAAGACGATAGAAAAGAAAGTCCTTTTTCAAGGCCAAGTTATCACCTTGCGACTGGACAAAGTCCGTCTTCCCAATGGAAAGGAAGCGTCGCGGGAAGTCGTAACCCACCCTGGCGCTGCTTGTGTTGTTCCTCTCACCGATCAAGGTGAGGTCATTCTAGTCCGGCAATGGCGTCATCCCTTGGAGCGCCTTTCCTTGGAGATACCTGCCGGCAAGCTTTCAGTGGGTGAAGATCCCCTGCTTTGTGCACAGCGTGAGTTGGCTGAAGAGACAGGCTTTCAGGCGATGGAATGGCATCATCTTTTCAGTTATTACGCCAGTCCTGGTTTTTGCAATGAAAAGATTCATATCTACAAGGCTTACCATCTTATTCCTTCAGAAGCAAGACCCGATGAGGATGAATTTATTGAATCCCTGACCATGCCTTTAGATGAAGCCTTAGAGAAAATTCAAAGTGGAGAAATTTTTGATGGGAAGACGATTACAGCATTGATTGAAGTAGCTCGACAAAAGTAA
- a CDS encoding M20/M25/M40 family metallo-hydrolase has translation MIQQDRLLQDFLRLCALSSPGGEEREVADDLIRTLEGLGLKVEEDDAGQKIGGNAGNLYAMLPGTGTGPALFFCAHMDTVVPCDQVQPIVRDGAVYSAGSSILGADNKAGLVAIIEALRVLMETGEPHPTIEVIFTVQEEGGLNGAKAFDMSRLQSKMGYVLDAAGFAGNIIIRGPAQNNIEAHILGRAAHAGICPEEGISAIRIASRAIQQMKLGRIDEETTANIGTINGGRATNIVPERVTIMGEARSLSLEKLALQTESMVSAFHIAAEELGGKADVRTKQIYPAISLDEKDPVVVLAVQAAEKLGRKATLEGTGGGSDANIFNGAGIPTANLGIGMQKVHTTEEFITLEDLELNARNVLEIIRAASKWEG, from the coding sequence TTGATTCAGCAAGACCGTTTGCTGCAGGATTTTTTGCGCTTGTGCGCCCTATCTTCGCCCGGGGGTGAGGAACGAGAGGTGGCCGATGATCTGATTCGTACTTTAGAGGGCTTGGGTTTGAAAGTAGAAGAAGATGATGCAGGTCAGAAGATCGGAGGCAATGCTGGTAACCTTTATGCAATGCTTCCTGGTACAGGAACGGGTCCTGCCTTGTTCTTTTGTGCTCATATGGACACCGTAGTTCCTTGTGATCAGGTTCAACCCATTGTTCGAGATGGCGCTGTTTATTCGGCTGGTTCCTCCATTTTGGGGGCTGACAACAAAGCCGGTCTTGTTGCGATAATAGAGGCTTTGCGAGTGCTTATGGAAACAGGAGAGCCTCATCCAACAATAGAAGTTATTTTCACGGTGCAAGAAGAAGGCGGCCTCAACGGTGCTAAAGCTTTTGACATGAGTCGCTTGCAGTCTAAGATGGGTTATGTATTAGATGCAGCTGGATTTGCAGGAAATATTATTATCAGAGGCCCAGCACAAAATAACATTGAAGCCCATATCTTGGGTCGTGCTGCTCACGCTGGAATTTGTCCAGAAGAAGGAATTAGTGCCATTCGAATTGCTTCTCGAGCCATTCAACAGATGAAACTCGGTCGTATTGACGAAGAAACAACAGCGAACATTGGGACTATCAACGGGGGCAGGGCTACCAATATTGTTCCCGAGCGTGTTACGATTATGGGAGAAGCACGTAGTCTGTCTTTAGAGAAGCTAGCTTTACAAACGGAGAGCATGGTATCCGCTTTTCATATAGCCGCCGAAGAGCTTGGCGGAAAAGCTGATGTGCGAACAAAGCAGATCTATCCCGCAATTTCTTTAGATGAAAAAGATCCTGTTGTGGTCCTGGCTGTACAAGCGGCCGAAAAGCTTGGAAGAAAAGCTACTCTAGAGGGAACCGGAGGCGGTTCCGATGCCAATATTTTTAACGGTGCTGGAATACCTACAGCCAACTTAGGCATTGGTATGCAAAAAGTACACACGACGGAAGAATTCATCACCTTAGAAGATTTAGAGCTTAATGCTCGCAATGTACTGGAGATTATTAGAGCCGCTTCAAAATGGGAAGGGTGA
- a CDS encoding HD-GYP domain-containing protein, translated as MKRTLQDPFFDERFVFAIVRVVSFVAILLWTLFSPQQDIISTLVPPILFFLVYSSFLYLSFYVGLIQKDSLLLGVIFCDLIMITWLVHLTGGLESNFFLAYFLLCALHSLYFGLKLSLSIAVMAMTLYIATNVPLSLYYYGGDIMLRAGILFTLVLTIGYLSDQLKSTKEELEKKVNRFSTLAEVARTVNSSLEVPQVLSSIVQLSVVTMKVKGCTVHILNEEKGYLQPMANLGIPSLEGKELPLENSFFGDVLKKGAPVACSRNVEVAFSHCEKDELLKEYRQLLLVPLQSCGTTLGLLTLFSNEEKPFSKDDLELVDLLSVQMGHAIENASAYQKQKNLYHSVVQAFIMAIDAKDSYTRSHSEYVHRYSKLIAERMGLPEETVERIAMAATLHDIGKIGIDSSILRKPGGLTDAEYAEIKMHVIIGEQIISQVPDFRDLAATLAAHHEWYNGKGYPEGLAGEEIPLGARIIAVADSFEAMTANRVYRRAMPREKAIGELIQGKGTQFDPVVVDAFLELIDEGHIDDVSGCTLQMRGSEIS; from the coding sequence ATGAAGAGGACGCTGCAAGACCCTTTTTTCGATGAAAGATTCGTATTTGCTATCGTAAGAGTTGTTTCCTTTGTTGCTATTTTACTCTGGACTTTGTTCTCTCCTCAGCAAGATATAATTTCAACACTAGTACCTCCGATTCTCTTCTTTTTGGTCTACAGTTCCTTTTTATATCTATCTTTTTACGTGGGCTTGATTCAAAAAGATAGCCTCCTTCTAGGTGTAATTTTTTGTGATCTGATCATGATCACCTGGTTGGTCCATTTAACAGGAGGGCTAGAAAGCAACTTTTTTCTTGCTTACTTTTTGCTTTGCGCATTGCATAGCTTATATTTTGGTCTGAAACTGAGCCTTTCAATTGCTGTGATGGCAATGACTCTTTACATCGCTACGAATGTACCGCTTTCTTTATATTATTATGGTGGCGACATAATGCTTCGTGCTGGCATTCTGTTTACGCTGGTACTGACGATTGGTTATCTATCTGATCAACTGAAAAGCACCAAAGAAGAACTAGAGAAAAAAGTGAATCGCTTTAGCACGCTTGCAGAAGTAGCCCGCACCGTCAATTCCTCCTTAGAGGTGCCCCAAGTACTTTCATCGATCGTTCAGTTGTCTGTGGTGACTATGAAAGTAAAAGGTTGTACCGTACATATTCTTAATGAAGAAAAAGGATATTTGCAGCCGATGGCCAATTTGGGTATCCCTTCTTTAGAGGGAAAAGAACTGCCTCTGGAGAATAGTTTTTTTGGCGACGTACTAAAAAAAGGAGCGCCTGTGGCTTGCTCTCGCAATGTTGAAGTGGCTTTTTCGCATTGTGAAAAAGATGAGTTGCTCAAAGAATATCGCCAGCTCTTATTAGTACCTCTGCAAAGTTGTGGCACAACTTTAGGTTTACTTACCCTTTTCTCCAACGAAGAAAAGCCTTTTTCTAAAGACGACCTAGAGTTGGTTGACCTTTTATCAGTACAGATGGGGCATGCGATTGAAAACGCGTCGGCTTACCAAAAGCAAAAAAATCTATACCACTCTGTTGTGCAAGCTTTTATTATGGCCATCGACGCGAAAGACTCTTACACCCGGAGTCATTCGGAATATGTGCATCGCTATAGCAAATTAATTGCTGAACGCATGGGACTGCCTGAAGAGACGGTAGAACGTATTGCGATGGCAGCGACGTTACATGATATAGGAAAGATTGGTATTGATAGCTCTATTTTGCGCAAGCCCGGTGGCCTCACGGATGCTGAATATGCGGAAATTAAAATGCATGTTATTATTGGGGAGCAGATTATTTCCCAAGTACCTGATTTTCGGGACTTGGCTGCTACGCTGGCTGCGCACCATGAGTGGTACAATGGAAAAGGGTATCCTGAAGGGTTAGCTGGAGAAGAGATTCCACTCGGTGCTAGAATTATTGCTGTCGCCGATTCTTTTGAGGCTATGACAGCGAACCGAGTCTATCGACGTGCTATGCCTCGAGAAAAAGCAATTGGAGAGTTAATTCAAGGCAAGGGGACACAATTTGATCCCGTTGTAGTAGATGCTTTTTTAGAGTTAATTGATGAAGGCCATATTGACGATGTTTCAGGATGTACCTTACAGATGAGAGGAAGTGAAATTTCTTGA
- the spo0A gene encoding sporulation transcription factor Spo0A: MLNKIRLVITDDNKEFCDILRDYISSQDDIEIVGIAHNGNDALKLIQQEEPDLVILDIIMPHLDGIGVLERLGDMQLRQRPRVIILTAFGQESMTHRAVQLGADYFILKPFDFEILGNRIRQLMGGYIATSSSMAIQQSCASMELPPPPPSKPRNLDVEVTNIIHQMGVPAHIKGYQYLRDAILLVIQEVNLLGAVTKELYPMIAQKYMTTPSRVERAIRHAIELAWDRGNVELMSKFFGYTINLERGKPTNSEFIAMVADKLRLGQKVG; this comes from the coding sequence ATGTTAAACAAAATTCGCCTAGTCATCACTGATGACAATAAGGAATTTTGTGATATTCTCCGAGATTATATATCTTCTCAGGATGATATCGAAATTGTTGGGATTGCCCATAATGGCAATGATGCCCTGAAACTCATTCAACAGGAAGAACCTGATCTTGTCATACTAGATATTATTATGCCTCATCTTGACGGCATTGGTGTTCTAGAACGTCTTGGTGATATGCAATTGCGACAGCGTCCGCGAGTCATTATTTTGACAGCCTTCGGGCAAGAGTCAATGACCCATCGTGCTGTTCAGTTAGGTGCTGATTATTTTATCTTAAAGCCTTTTGACTTTGAGATTTTAGGTAACCGCATCCGACAACTTATGGGTGGATATATAGCGACCAGTTCTTCCATGGCCATACAACAAAGCTGTGCTTCCATGGAGCTTCCACCGCCGCCGCCTTCGAAACCACGGAATCTTGATGTGGAAGTGACAAATATCATACACCAAATGGGTGTACCAGCTCATATCAAAGGATATCAATATCTTCGCGATGCAATTTTGTTGGTGATTCAAGAAGTTAACTTACTGGGTGCTGTTACAAAAGAGCTCTATCCCATGATTGCTCAGAAGTATATGACCACACCTTCTCGTGTAGAGCGAGCCATTCGTCATGCCATTGAATTGGCTTGGGATCGTGGTAATGTCGAGCTTATGTCTAAATTTTTTGGTTACACCATCAACTTAGAGCGAGGCAAACCAACGAACTCAGAATTTATTGCGATGGTAGCTGATAAATTGCGCTTAGGTCAAAAAGTCGGTTAA
- the spoIVB gene encoding SpoIVB peptidase — protein MAKERIKQLTGILLALLILTGSMTKEAQSIWSAPSKLRTTVGEEIPFDRMFPPSMMRHVTLEMNRIDMPALQALSGGDDLVDYSHQDGQEGASTVVTTDTATDEPGRISVTLRLLGLIPLKNIIVDVMPPLELLPGGHSIGVMLHSEGVIVVGQAPIADKKGEKHYPAKIAGLQVGDVIHRVDKKTVKSDADLARIIDEMGKSKGKLEIEWSRNGKMNKTEIEPILCDETKRYRIGLFVRDRASGVGTLTFLEPKSQTYGALGHVINDADTNKRIDVADGKIIPATIKSIHPGRKGSPGEKVGLFQEEDASFSGDIQRNTYVGIFGHLEGKLTNPFYPEPIPIALSAQVTQGPAEIITVINGDRLERFQIHIDRIMPHRSDGKGLVIRVTDPRLLNLTGGIIQGMSGSPIIQNGHIVGAVTHVFINSPSTGYGCLVEQMLEEAGLWKKEQKQVGTLPSKQSPSFNL, from the coding sequence ATGGCGAAAGAGAGGATAAAACAGCTAACAGGCATTCTTCTGGCCCTTTTGATTTTGACGGGTAGTATGACAAAAGAAGCGCAGAGCATTTGGTCTGCTCCATCAAAATTACGCACGACTGTGGGCGAAGAGATTCCTTTTGACCGTATGTTTCCTCCCTCTATGATGCGCCATGTAACACTAGAGATGAATCGAATCGATATGCCGGCACTACAAGCTTTATCGGGTGGAGACGATCTTGTGGACTATAGTCACCAAGATGGCCAAGAAGGTGCCTCTACAGTCGTTACAACGGACACTGCAACCGATGAACCAGGTCGAATCAGTGTTACCTTACGCCTACTAGGGCTTATTCCATTGAAAAACATTATTGTAGACGTAATGCCACCGTTAGAGCTGCTTCCAGGCGGCCATTCGATTGGTGTGATGCTCCATTCCGAAGGGGTAATCGTCGTTGGACAAGCACCGATTGCCGATAAAAAAGGAGAGAAGCATTATCCTGCTAAAATAGCAGGTCTTCAAGTAGGCGATGTTATTCATCGAGTCGACAAGAAAACGGTAAAAAGTGACGCTGATTTAGCAAGAATTATTGACGAAATGGGAAAATCTAAAGGAAAATTAGAGATAGAATGGTCAAGAAATGGTAAAATGAATAAGACAGAAATAGAGCCCATTCTATGTGACGAAACAAAGCGATATCGTATTGGTCTATTTGTCCGCGATCGCGCTTCTGGTGTAGGAACTTTAACCTTTCTTGAACCAAAATCACAAACCTATGGTGCTTTAGGTCATGTTATTAATGATGCCGATACGAATAAGCGAATCGATGTGGCAGATGGAAAGATTATTCCAGCTACTATCAAATCAATTCATCCCGGCAGAAAAGGTTCACCAGGAGAAAAGGTAGGTCTTTTCCAAGAAGAGGACGCTTCTTTTAGTGGAGATATTCAACGTAATACCTATGTGGGAATTTTCGGGCACTTAGAAGGCAAGCTGACCAATCCTTTTTACCCAGAGCCGATTCCTATCGCCTTGTCAGCGCAGGTTACGCAAGGACCTGCTGAGATTATTACCGTAATCAATGGAGACCGCTTAGAGCGCTTCCAGATTCATATTGATCGGATTATGCCTCATCGCTCGGATGGAAAAGGATTGGTGATTCGCGTTACCGATCCGCGGTTACTCAACCTAACAGGAGGCATTATCCAGGGCATGAGTGGAAGTCCAATTATCCAGAACGGACACATCGTGGGGGCGGTCACTCATGTTTTCATAAATTCTCCCAGTACTGGATATGGATGCCTAGTCGAGCAAATGTTAGAAGAAGCAGGACTGTGGAAAAAGGAGCAAAAGCAAGTAGGGACTTTGCCATCAAAGCAGAGTCCTTCTTTCAATCTTTGA